Proteins from one Fragaria vesca subsp. vesca linkage group LG6, FraVesHawaii_1.0, whole genome shotgun sequence genomic window:
- the LOC101314302 gene encoding protein SCARECROW-like, which produces MAACALLGDNGDHVSGNGSNNNNNSSASHSPLNSTSQGSSVVEQQQQNPARSKMVRKRMASELEVQPNSIRSSNNNNNGDNYMRVSRNRSVMLNPNPTHDKVSNYSTTMLNLPVPSSSLMTSGGGGGVLSTASASSSSPAWGPIDPLSLHQHPIHHTQIAATAPLPAVCGFSGLPLFPPERTAPSNQPSSTLTTVVMDHQDSSATAWIDGIIKDLINSSTSVSIPQLIQNVREIIFPCNPNLASLLEYRLRSISEPPPPPIPAFNNRRRDQGPGLKLNIDSTSINDVTTVFPTDSGSHHVMNNQELYLNWGAATTLPQQHQPQQHQQPNPTSSPTCNESNLQPQQHHIISQAVQPQLQQPQPLDKQPQQNSPSPAAESPQAAPPSATPAPATQSPAALLREKKEEMRQQQRDEEGLHLLTLLLQCAEAVSADNYEEATKMLLEISELSTPFGTSAQRVAAYFSEAMSARLVSSCLGIYASLPVSAAPVTHSQKLVSAFQVFNGISPFVKFSHFTANQAIQEAFEREDRVHIVDLDIMQGLQWPGLFHILASRPGGPPYVRLTGLGTSVEALEATGKRLTDFADKLGLPFEFFPVAEKVGSLDPDRLNISKREAVAVHWLQHSLYDVTGSDANTLWLLQRLAPKVVTVVEQDLSHAGSFLGRFVEAIHYYSALFDSLGASYGEESEERHVVEQQLLSREIRNVLAVGGPSRSGEVKFHNWREKFQQSGFRGISLAGNAATQATLLLGMFPSDGYTLVEDNGTLKLGWKDLCLLTASAWRPPYHATTNPNLHY; this is translated from the exons ATGGCTGCTTGTGCTTTGCTGGGTGACAATGGCGACCATGTCAGCGGCAATGGAAGCAACAACAACAACAACAGTAGTGCTAGCCACAGCCCATTGAACTCCACCAGCCAAGGAAGCAGCGTCGTTGAGCAGCAGCAGCAGAACCCGGCTCGGTCGAAAATGGTGAGGAAGAGAATGGCGTCCGAGCTTGAAGTGCAGCCCAACTCAATCAGAAGCAGCAACAACAACAATAATGGTGATAATTATATGAGGGTTTCGCGTAACCGGAGCGTTATGCTAAATCCAAACCCGACCCATGACAAAGTCTCCAACTACTCCACCACTATGCTCAATCTACCAGTACCATCATCGTCCCTCATGACGTCAGGTGGTGGAGGTGGGGTTTTATCAACTGCTTCAGCTTCTTCTTCCTCTCCAGCCTGGGGTCCTATCGACCCCTTGTCCCTCCATCAGCATCCCATTCACCACACCCAGATCGCCGCCACCGCTCCTCTCCCCGCAGTCTGCGGCTTTTCAGGGCTGCCTCTCTTTCCGCCGGAGAGAACCGCCCCTTCAAATCAACCTAGTTCAACGCTCACTACCGTTGTTATGGACCATCAAGATAGCTCGGCCACGGCGTGGATCGACGGCATCATAAAAGACCTCATCAACAGCTCCACCAGCGTCTCCATTCCTCAGCTCATCCAGAACGTCAGGGAGATCATCTTCCCTTGCAACCCCAACCTCGCTTCCCTTCTCGAGTACCGCCTCCGCTCCATATCAGAACCGCCCCCGCCTCCGATTCCGGCCTTCAACAACAGAAGAAGAGACCAAGGTCCGGGGCTGAAGCTCAATATCGACTCCACCTCCATAAATGACGTCACGACCGTTTTCCCAACGGATAGCGGTAGTCACCATGTGATGAACAACCAGGAGTTGTACTTGAACTGGGGCGCCGCGACCACCCTACCCCAACAGCATCAGCCGCAGCAGCATCAACAACCCAATCCTACCTCCTCCCCTACTTGCAACGAAAGCAACCTCCAGCCTCAGCAGCACCACATTATTTCCCAGGCGGTCCAGCCACAACTACAACAACCGCAACCGCTTGATAAGCAGCCTCAACAAAACTCACCGTCCCCGGCCGCCGAGTCTCCCCAAGCTGCACCGCCATCAGCCACTCCAGCCCCAGCCACGCAGTCCCCGGCCGCACTACTTCGAGAGAAGAAGGAAGAGATGCGGCAGCAGCAGCGAGACGAGGAAGGACTGCACCTCCTCACCTTACTCCTGCAATGCGCCGAAGCGGTCTCCGCCGATAATTACGAAGAAGCGACCAAAATGTTGCTCGAGATTTCCGAGCTCTCGACTCCATTCGGCACCTCCGCGCAGCGCGTGGCGGCGTACTTCTCCGAGGCCATGTCAGCAAGACTAGTCAGCTCCTGTCTCGGAATCTACGCCTCCCTCCCTGTCTCGGCCGCACCGGTCACTCATTCACAGAAGCTCGTCTCGGCATTCCAAGTCTTCAACGGCATCTCCCCGTTCGTGAAGTTCTCCCACTTCACGGCCAACCAAGCCATTCAAGAAGCTTTCGAAAGAGAAGACCGGGTGCACATAGTGGATCTCGACATCATGCAAGGCCTACAATGGCCGGGGCTCTTCCACATTCTCGCCTCCCGCCCCGGTGGGCCACCCTACGTACGCCTCACTGGTCTCGGAACCTCCGTGGAGGCTCTAGAAGCCACCGGAAAGCGCCTAACCGACTTCGCCGATAAGCTAGGGCTTCCCTTCGAGTTCTTCCCGGTGGCGGAGAAGGTGGGCAGTTTGGACCCTGATCGACTCAACATAAGCAAGAGAGAGGCCGTCGCCGTCCACTGGCTGCAGCATTCTCTATACGACGTCACCGGCTCCGACGCCAACACGCTATGGCTTTTGCAGAG ATTGGCACCAAAAGTGGTGACGGTAGTGGAGCAGGACTTGAGTCATGCCGGTTCTTTCCTGGGGAGGTTTGTGGAGGCCATACACTACTATTCGGCCTTGTTCGATTCTTTGGGTGCAAGCTACGGTGAAGAAAGCGAGGAGAGGCACGTCGTGGAGCAGCAGCTTTTGTCGAGGGAGATACGGAATGTTCTAGCCGTCGGAGGGCCGTCGAGGAGTGGAGAAGTCAAGTTCCATAATTGGAGGGAGAAGTTCCAGCAGAGTGGCTTCAGGGGCATTTCTTTGGCCGGAAATGCCGCTACGCAGGCAACTTTGCTGCTTGGGATGTTCCCTTCTGATGGGTACACATTGGTGGAGGACAATGGGACTCTCAAGCTTGGTTGGAAAGACCTTTGTTTGCTCACTGCTTCGGCTTGGAGACCACCTTATCATGCCACTACCAACCCCAACCTTCACTACTGA
- the LOC101314013 gene encoding probable galacturonosyltransferase 7-like — MAYAGKKRWKGLVVGVLGLVLLSMLVPLLFLLGIHNGFQGYGSEQPNSPTHTTPIIIKESSEEDHVKHVKDIVKHFAPPIFKNSKVEKVEMIDYAKGGIDESGKTCQVKFGSYCLWRQEHKEDMKDFMVKKLKDSLFVARAYFPTIAKLPSQRKFSSEMKQNIQELEKVLSESTTDADLPSQIEKKLARMQAVIAKAKTFPVECHNVDKKLRQIFDMTADEAHFHMKQSVFLYQLAVQTMPKSLHCLSMRLTVEFFRDPVYDMESLASKYNDPALQHYVIFSTNVLASSVVINSTVMHAKESGKLVFHVLTDQQNYFALKLWFYRNTYKEAIVQVLNLEEIDNRKLFLSLPVEFRVSFGIGAEARTEYLSIFSHSHYLLPEIFQKLEKVVVLDEDVVVQQDLSALWSLNMEGKVNAAVQLCSVKLSNLLKSSFDKTSCAWMSGLNVIDLVKWRELDLTETYRRFVNEASTQEGQNEAAALHASLLTFKDLIYPLDSVWALSGLGNDYNIDMSAVTKAAVLHYNGKMKPWLDLGIPKYKVFWKRFLNREDQFLTDCNVNS; from the exons ATGGCGTACGCCGGAAAGAAGAGATGGAAAGGATTGGTGGTTGGAGTTCTAGGCCTGGTGTTGCTTTCTATGCTGGTTCCTCTTCTCTTCCTTCTCGGAATTCACAATGGCTTTCAAG GTTACGGTTCGGAGCAGCCGAATTCGCCTACT CATACTACACCAATCATCATCAAGGAAAGTTCCGAG GAGGATCATGTAAAGCATGTAAAGGATATTGTGAAACACTTTGCACCGCCAATTTTTAAG AACTCCAAAGTGGAAAAGGTTGAAATGATTGATTACGCAAAAGGTGGTATTGATGAAAGTGGAAAAACATGTCAAGTGAAATTTGGGAGTTACTGCCTTTGGCGCCAAGAACATAAAGAAGACATGAAGGATTTTATGGTGAAGAAATTGAAGGATTCACTGTTTGTGGCAAGAGCATATTTTCCTACTATTGCAAAACTTCCATCTCAACGCAAGTTCTCTAGTGAAATGAAACAAAACATTCAAGAGCTGGAGAAAGTTCTGAGTGAAAGTACTACAGATGCTGATCTTCCATCACA GATTGAGAAGAAGCTTGCGAGGATGCAAGCCGTGATAGCGAAAGCCAAAACCTTCCCTGTGGAATGTCACAATGTTGATAAGAAGCTGAGACAAATATTTGATATGACTGCTGATGAAGCTCACTTCCACATGAAACAAAGTGTCTTCCTCTACCAACTTGCAGTCCAGACTATGCCAAAGAGTCTCCACTGCTTGTCTATGAGACTGACTGTGGAATTTTTCAGAGATCCCGTTTATGATATGGAGTCTCTGGCTAGCAAATACAATGATCCTGCATTGCAGCACTATGTCATATTCTCCACCAATGTACTTGCATCATCAGTTGTAATTAACTCAACTGTAATGCATGCAAAA GAAAGTGGGAAACTGGTTTTTCATGTGCTGACGGATCAACAGAATTACTTTGCGTTGAAACTATGGTTTTATAGAAATACTTATAAAGAAGCCATAGTTCAAGTCTTAAACCTGGAGGAGATTGACAACCGCAAATTATTCCTGTCATTGCCTGTGGAGTTCCGTGTTTCCTTTGGCATTGGTGCCGAAGCTAGAACGGAATACCTATCTATTTTTTCTCATTCACACTATCTTCTTCCTGAGATCTTCCAGAAGTTGGAGAAAGTTGTGGTTTTGGATGAAGATGTTGTTGTACAGCAGGACTTGTCTGCACTTTGGAGCCTTAACATGGAAGGGAAAGTTAATGCTGCTGTACAGTTGTGCTCAGTGAAGTTGAGTAATCTTCTGAAGAGCAGTTTTGATAAAACTTCATGTGCTTGGATGTCTGGATTGAATGTCATTGATCTAGTTAAGTGGAGAGAACTTGATCTCACTGAAACTTACCGAAGGTTTGTAAATGAG GCGAGCACACAAGAGGGGCAAAATGAAGCTGCTGCATTGCATGCAAGCTTACTAACCTTTAAGGACTTGATTTATCCTCTTGATAGTGTGTGGGCTCTCTCCGGACTGGGTAATGACTATAATATAGATATGTCTGCAGTAACAAAAGCTGCGGTGCTGCACTACAACGGAAAGATGAAACCTTGGCTTGATTTAGGGATCCCAAAATATAAGGTTTTCTGGAAGAGATTTCTGAACCGAGAAGATCAGTTCTTAACTGACTGCAACGTGAATTCATAG
- the LOC101314589 gene encoding uncharacterized protein LOC101314589, with product MDHDKDMLFKDNEQLYGAIDSDEECIRYEVNSDGEEEGDGYPEFNPKTDMLNPRFCNGMKFATAKILRAAVRERAIQPSFYKTDSWRVDVICKAQNCPFELYASKMQHESTLQIKRYNGKHTCARVNVNSSVRVPYLIEKFSEQIKLNPGWDTEALRQQMQREVKAKVSYQQAYRTKKAALELLEASIREQYARLRNYGAELVRADPNTTVDIKCDFPHGDRLPVFKRMYVCLGALKMGFIIGCRPILGLDGCHLKSVYGGQLLTSVGLDANNSTWVVAYAMVEMESKDSWLWFLDLLAKDLIIKDEGDGWTFISDKQKGLILACAEMLPLADYRFCVRHLWTNFNNLFPGKVMKDQLWACAKATTENYFLKEMNIMNTLDPIAYDWLTSKFGSKWC from the exons ATGGATCATGATAAAGATATGCTTTTTAAGGACAATGAGCAGCTTTATGGAGCTATTGATTCTGATGAAGAATGTATTAGGTATGAAGTCAATTCTGATGGAGAGGAAGAAGGAGATGGGTACCCTGAGTTCAACCCGAAGACTGATATGCTTAATCCCCGATTCTGTAATGGTATGAAGTTTGCAACTGCAAAGATTTTAAGAGCTGCTGTTAGAGAGAGGGCAATTCAACCTTCTTTTTACAAAACTGACAGCTGGCGAGTTGATGTGATCTGCAAAGCTCAAAATTGCCCATTTGAGCTATATGCCTCTAAGATGCAGCATGAAAGCACGTTGCAAATCAAGAGATACAACGGGAAACACACATGTGCAAGAGTGAATGTAAACAGTAGTGTTAGGGTACCATACCTAATAGAGAAGTTTAGTGAGCAGATTAAGTTAAACCCAGGCTGGGACACAG AAGCACTCCGACAACAAATGCAGAGGGAAGTGAAGGCAAAAGTGTCTTACCAGCAGGCATACCGTACTAAGAAGGCGGCATTGGAGCTTCTAGAAGCTTCAATCAGAGAGCAATATGCAAGACTCAGGAACTACGGAGCTGAGCTTGTAAGAGCTGATCCAAACACTACCGTTGATATCAAGTGTGACTTCCCTCATGGAGATAGATTACCTGTTTTCAAGAGAATGTATGTATGTTTAGGTGCTCTTAAGATGGGATTCATAATTGGATGTAGGCCCATACTTGGCCTAGATGGTTGTCATTTGAAGAGTGTTTATGGTGGGCAGCTATTAACATCTGTGGGTTTAGATGCAAACAACTCAACGTGGGTGGTGGCCTACGCAATGGTAGAGATGGAGAGTAAGGACAGTTGGTTGTGGTTTCTAGACCTCCTAGCCAAAGATTTGATCATAAAAGATGAAGGAGATGGATGGACATTCATAAGTGATAAACAAAAGGGGTTGATACTTGCTTGTGCTGAAATGTTGCCTCTTGCAGATTATCGATTTTGCGTTAGACACTTGTGGACAAATTTTAACAACTTATTTCCTGGGAAGGTGATGAAAGACCAACTTTGGGCATGTGCAAAGGCAACCACAGAGAACTACTTCCTCAAGGAAATGAATATAATGAATACACTAGATCCTATCGCCTATGATTGGCTCACAAGTAAATTTGGTTCCAAGTGGTGTTAA